In a genomic window of Narcine bancroftii isolate sNarBan1 chromosome 7, sNarBan1.hap1, whole genome shotgun sequence:
- the LOC138739837 gene encoding cysteinyl leukotriene receptor 1-like has product MNNTTLLENNLCENIDDFKIYSYLPVYTITFIFGFTENVFCLYVFLKLYKIKTEFRIVMVNLTIADLLFTCTLPWRVHYYWHGRIWNFPPYLCIFMSYALYFNMYCSIYFLTLMSILRYFAIVHPLKCLKYRTIKYVLIVCLLIWVFVGIVASPLLKDDSNNIEKNITRCFDPEDEFSIKMHNMNLISLIVGCIIPFFIITVCYIFVVKTLISSKVEHNKQNRYRRKAIAMIIIVMVIFLTNFLPYHILRTVYLAIKFWDPENTMQSNCFIQKTVVVTLCGVAINTCLGPLLYYFGAESFRDKLTNKKNAPRYQI; this is encoded by the coding sequence ATGAACAATACTACACTCCTTGAGAATAACCTCTGTGAAAACATCGATGACTTCAAAATTTACTCCTACCTACCAGTGTATACGATCACATTTATTTTTGGGTTTACTGAAAATGTCTTCTGTTTATACGTATTCCTCAAGTTATACAAGATAAAGACGGAATTCCGCATTGTCATGGTGAATCTAACAATTGCAGATCTACTTTTTACTTGCACATTGCCTTGGCGTGTACATTATTACTGGCATGGCAGAATTTGGAACTTTCCACCATATTTATGCATTTTCATGTCTTATGCACTATACTTCAACATGTATTGTAGCATCTACTTTCTAACTCTAATGAGCATCTTGAGGTACTTTGCTATAGTGCATCCACTTAAATGTTTGAAGTACAGGACAATCAAATATGTTCTGATTGTGTGCTTATTGATATGGGTATTTGTGGGCATAGTGGCCAGTCCTTTATTAAAAGATGACAGTAAcaatattgaaaaaaatataaCAAGATGTTTTGACCCTGAAGATGAATTTAGCATTAAAATGCACAACATGAATTTAATTTCACTGATAGTAGGTTGCATTATTCCCTTCTTTATTATCACTGTCTGTTACATTTTTGTTGTTAAAACTTTGATCTCTTCAAAAGTGGAGCATAACAAGCAAAATCGTTACCGCAGAAAAGCTATTGCAATGATTATTATTGTTATGGTTATATTTCTGACCAACTTTTTGCCCTATCACATTTTACGGACTGTCTACCTTGCCATTAAATTCTGGGACCCTGAAAACACAATGCAATCAAATTGTTTCATTCAAAAAACTGTGGTAGTTACTCTATGTGGTGTGGCAATCAATACCTGTTTGGGTCCCcttttgtattattttggtgCAGAATCTTTTAGGGATAAGTTGACAAACAAAAAGAATGCCCCAAGATATCAAATCTGA